A single window of Candidatus Binataceae bacterium DNA harbors:
- a CDS encoding helix-turn-helix domain-containing protein, translated as KPLISMHEMPADLGNDPGTVRVSTPQRNRSLEEVERELIFETLDAVGGNKARAAEILGISLKTLYNRLDRYRGRNRNGVA; from the coding sequence AAGCCGCTGATCTCGATGCATGAGATGCCCGCCGATCTGGGTAACGACCCTGGCACCGTGCGGGTCAGCACACCGCAACGAAACCGGTCGTTGGAAGAGGTCGAGCGCGAGCTGATTTTCGAGACTCTCGACGCAGTAGGCGGCAACAAAGCGCGCGCGGCCGAGATTCTGGGTATCAGCCTGAAGACCCTGTATAACCGGCTCGACCGCTATCGGGGCCGCAATCGCAACGGCGTGGCTTGA